The Rhodopirellula halodulae sequence GGGAAGCGGACTTTGTCGCTCTGCCGATGTTCGACGGTGAGTTGGGTGTCCAACGCGGTCGTGCACCGATGATCGGCCGCCTCGGCTACGGTGTGTTGCGTCTGCAAACGGTCAGCGGACCGGAACGTTACTTCGTCGACGGCGGCTTCGCCCAAGTCGAAGATGACGTGGTGAACGTGCTGACCGGACGTGCCATTGCCGTGGACATGTTGGACACGGACGAAGCGACCAAGTCGCTAGCTGATGCTT is a genomic window containing:
- the atpC gene encoding ATP synthase F1 subunit epsilon, whose protein sequence is MSIRCVVVTPERTELDREADFVALPMFDGELGVQRGRAPMIGRLGYGVLRLQTVSGPERYFVDGGFAQVEDDVVNVLTGRAIAVDMLDTDEATKSLADALEMPSSTPEQAQIKDAAVRRARGQLRASR